A region of Streptomyces halobius DNA encodes the following proteins:
- a CDS encoding ABC transporter permease yields MFRTALRNVLAHKARLLMTILAVMLGVAFVSGTLVFTSTLSNATQASSQEGYDNVDVAIQPKKSEPDSGAPGAAPRLDQKLLDAAGKVPGAASATGTVSGFTAVGDKNGKLIGDGFTTRGGNYFPAKDGKDARYPMRDGVAPKGPDQFALDAHTADKAGYKVGDTVRISVDGPVREQKLTGIFTTDDGMVVAGGSLALFDTPTAQKLFAAPGEFSEIDVKAAPGTSQTALKAAVDKVLPEDGAETTTGKQLADEEAAFIAKSMDGMRNALLAFAGIALFVGVFIIANTFTMLVAQRTKELALLRAVGASRRQVTRSVLIEAFVVGAVAAVAGLAAGIGIGAGLRALMSSTGATVPDGPLVVSLSTVLASLLVGIVVTVLAAWLPGRRAAKIPPVAAMSSVHATATSKSLVVRNTIGALFAGAGAAGVLVATGMPDGKAMMGLGAILLLIGVFILTPLLSRPLIALATPVLRAFGISGKLARQNAVRNPRRTAATASALMVGLLLITGMTVVAGSAQKGIDKMATDALKADYIVSMASRTPLSPDVAKTLDGLDDVTAVSPLRNSPSRIGGDTEYLTGVNGKDFGKLTRLDFTKGSLGELRGGRAVVDDTTAKEKGWQPGSRFPVTFEDGKQGTLTVSGVYQGNDMLRGIILDNATLAPHQKQITDMQVMVKTKDGATDATKDALATALGENPAIAIADKADVSDNIAKMFSLMLNMLYGLLAMAVIVAVLGVINTLAMSVFERSQEIGMLRAIGLDRRGIKRMVRLESLVISLFGGVLGIGLGVFFGWAVGELISAQMATYELVLPWGRMGVFLALAAVVGVLAALWPARRAARLNMLAAIKTE; encoded by the coding sequence ATGTTCCGTACCGCCTTGCGCAATGTGCTCGCGCACAAGGCCCGGCTGCTGATGACCATCCTCGCCGTCATGCTCGGCGTGGCCTTCGTCTCCGGCACCCTGGTCTTCACCTCGACCCTCTCCAACGCGACCCAGGCCAGCTCCCAAGAGGGCTACGACAACGTCGACGTCGCCATCCAGCCGAAGAAGTCCGAGCCGGACTCCGGCGCACCCGGGGCCGCCCCGCGGCTCGATCAGAAGCTGCTCGACGCGGCCGGCAAGGTGCCCGGCGCCGCCTCCGCCACCGGCACCGTGTCCGGCTTCACCGCCGTCGGCGACAAGAACGGCAAGCTGATCGGCGACGGCTTCACGACCCGCGGCGGCAACTACTTCCCCGCCAAGGACGGCAAGGACGCCCGCTACCCGATGCGGGACGGCGTCGCCCCCAAGGGCCCGGACCAGTTCGCACTGGACGCGCACACCGCGGACAAGGCCGGCTACAAGGTCGGCGACACCGTCCGGATATCCGTCGACGGACCGGTCCGCGAGCAGAAGCTGACCGGCATCTTCACCACCGACGACGGCATGGTCGTGGCCGGCGGCAGCCTCGCGCTGTTCGACACCCCGACCGCCCAGAAGCTGTTCGCCGCACCCGGTGAATTCAGCGAGATCGACGTGAAGGCCGCGCCGGGCACCTCCCAGACGGCCCTGAAGGCCGCGGTCGACAAGGTGCTGCCCGAGGACGGCGCCGAGACCACCACCGGCAAGCAACTCGCCGACGAGGAGGCCGCGTTCATCGCCAAGAGCATGGACGGAATGAGGAACGCCCTGCTCGCCTTCGCCGGTATCGCGCTGTTCGTCGGCGTCTTCATCATCGCCAACACCTTCACCATGCTGGTCGCCCAGCGCACCAAGGAGCTGGCGCTGCTGCGCGCGGTCGGTGCGAGCCGCCGTCAGGTGACCCGCTCGGTGCTGATCGAGGCGTTCGTCGTCGGCGCGGTCGCCGCCGTCGCGGGTCTTGCGGCCGGTATAGGCATCGGGGCCGGGCTGCGGGCGCTGATGAGCAGCACCGGTGCCACGGTCCCCGACGGTCCGCTGGTCGTCTCGCTCTCCACGGTCCTGGCCTCGCTGCTGGTCGGCATCGTCGTGACGGTCCTGGCCGCCTGGCTGCCGGGCCGCCGCGCCGCGAAGATCCCGCCGGTCGCCGCGATGAGCAGCGTGCACGCCACCGCCACCTCCAAGTCGCTGGTGGTCCGCAACACCATCGGTGCGCTGTTCGCCGGTGCCGGTGCGGCCGGGGTGCTGGTGGCCACCGGTATGCCCGACGGCAAGGCCATGATGGGCCTCGGCGCGATCCTGCTGCTGATCGGCGTGTTCATCCTGACGCCGCTGCTGTCCCGCCCGCTGATCGCGCTGGCCACGCCGGTACTGCGCGCCTTCGGGATCTCCGGCAAGCTCGCCCGGCAGAACGCGGTCCGCAACCCGCGCCGTACGGCCGCCACCGCCTCCGCGCTGATGGTCGGGCTGCTGCTGATCACCGGCATGACCGTGGTCGCGGGCAGCGCGCAGAAGGGCATCGACAAGATGGCCACCGACGCGCTCAAGGCCGACTACATCGTCTCCATGGCCAGCCGTACGCCGCTCTCCCCCGACGTGGCGAAGACACTCGACGGCCTGGACGACGTCACCGCCGTCAGCCCGCTGCGCAACTCCCCGTCCCGTATCGGCGGCGACACCGAGTATCTGACGGGCGTCAACGGCAAGGACTTCGGCAAACTCACCCGGCTCGACTTCACCAAGGGCTCGCTGGGCGAGCTGCGCGGCGGCCGGGCCGTAGTGGACGACACCACCGCCAAGGAGAAGGGCTGGCAGCCCGGCTCCCGCTTCCCGGTGACGTTCGAGGACGGCAAGCAGGGCACGCTGACCGTCTCGGGCGTCTACCAGGGCAACGACATGCTCAGGGGCATCATCCTGGACAACGCCACGCTGGCCCCGCACCAGAAGCAGATCACCGATATGCAGGTGATGGTCAAGACGAAGGACGGCGCCACCGACGCCACCAAGGACGCACTGGCCACGGCGCTCGGCGAGAACCCGGCGATCGCCATCGCCGACAAGGCGGACGTCTCCGACAACATCGCCAAGATGTTCAGCCTGATGCTGAACATGCTCTACGGCCTGCTGGCCATGGCCGTGATCGTCGCGGTGCTCGGTGTCATCAACACCCTGGCGATGTCGGTCTTCGAACGCTCGCAGGAGATCGGCATGCTGCGCGCCATCGGCCTGGACCGGCGCGGCATCAAGCGCATGGTCCGCCTGGAGTCGCTGGTGATCTCCCTCTTCGGCGGGGTCCTCGGCATCGGCCTGGGTGTGTTCTTCGGCTGGGCGGTCGGCGAGCTGATCAGTGCTCAGATGGCGACGTACGAGCTGGTGCTGCCGTGGGGCCGGATGGGCGTCTTCCTCGCCCTGGCCGCGGTCGTCGGCGTGCTGGCCGCGCTGTGGCCGGCCCGGCGGGCGGCGCGGCTGAACATGCTCGCCGCCATTAAGACGGAGTAG